A genomic stretch from Falco cherrug isolate bFalChe1 chromosome 1, bFalChe1.pri, whole genome shotgun sequence includes:
- the SPHK1 gene encoding sphingosine kinase 1 isoform X2 produces MLPQLKKPSLGCTTTPPPYALLSLPGDSYGVLPRPCRALVLLNPQSGAGRAIQDFQVVVQPMLAEADIATTVFITERPYHAQEKVRDEDLSQWDTLVIMSGDGLLYEVVNGLMERSDWEDAMKKPLCILPGGSGNALAASINHYAGNDHVAKKKLLTNCTFILCKGLHTQMDLVSLSTASGKRLFSFLGFGWGFISDVDIDSEKYRWLGNARFTLGTLQCLAKLRVYQGRLSYLPAVPEQDTSSAPRDPPMPVTNGQPSHVPPPAGTDVPGSLPNDSLLVPLGQPVPAHWTVVPEEEFVSVYAIYQSHLGTNLLMAPAARLHDGCIHLFYLKAGISRVALLKLFLAMARGTHLDLNCPHLCYVCVRAFRLEPRAATGIMTVDGEALACEPVQGQIHSRLCRILSGS; encoded by the exons ATGCTGCCCCAGCTCAAAAAGCCCTCCCTAGGATGTACCACGACCCCACCACCCTAcgccctgctctccctgccaggTGACAGCTATGGGGtgctgccccggccctgccgtgCGCTAGTGCTGCTGAACCCGCAGAGCGGCGCTGGCCGCGCCATCCAGGACTTCCAGGTGGTGGTGCAGCCCATGCTGGCTGAGGCCGACATCGCTACCACTGTCTTCATTACTG AGAGACCCTACCATGCACAGGAGAAGGTGCGGGATGAGGACCTGTCACAGTGGGACACATTGGTGATCATGTCTGGGGATGGGCTGCTGTACGAG gtgGTGAATGGGCTCATGGAGCGGTCGGACTGGGAGGATGCCATGAAGAAGCCACTGTGCATCTTGCCCGGGGGCTCTGGGAATGCCCTGGCTGCCTCCATCAACCACTACGCAGG CAATGATCACGTTGCCAAGAAGAAGCTGCTGACGAACTGCACCTTCATCCTCTGCAAGGGGCTGCACACGCAGATGGACCTGGTCTCGCTGAGCACGGCCTCAGGCAAGCGCCTGTTCTCCTTCCTCGGCTTCGGCTGGGGCTTCATCTCGGATGTGGACATCGACAGTGAGAAGTACCGCTGGCTGGGCAATGCCCGCTTCACCCTGGGCACCCTTCAGTGCCTGGCCAAGCTGCGGGTATACCAGGGCCGCCTCTCCTACCTGCCTGCTGTCCCCGAGCAGGACACCTCCTCGGcacccagggacccccccaTGCCTGTCACCAATGGCCAGCCTAGCCACGTCCCGCCGCCAGCGGGGACGGATGTGCCTGGGTCTCTGCCCAACGACTCGCTGCTGGTGCCGCTGGGCCAGCCAGTGCCGGCGCACTGGACAGTGGTCCCTGAGGAGGAGTTTGTCTCTGTCTATGCCATTTACCAGTCCCACCTGGGCACTAACCTGCTGATGGCACCGGCGGCCCGGCTGCACGATGGCTGCATCCACCTCTTCTACCTGAAGGCTGGCATCAGCCGCGTGGCGCTGCTGAAGCTCTTCCTGGCCATGGCCAGGGGGACTCACCTGGACTTGAACTGTCCCCACCTGTGCTACGTCTGTGTCCGGGCTTTCCGCCTGGAGCCGCGCGCAGCCACAGGCATCATGACAGTGGATGGCGAGGCGCTGGCTTGTGAGCCCGTGCAGGGCCAAATCCACAGCCGCCTCTGCCGCATCCTCAGTGGCTCCTGA